One Skermanella sp. TT6 genomic window, AGGCCGATGCTGAGGTTCACGACCATCATGACGCCGAGCTGGATCGGGTCGATCCCGATCGCCTGGCCCACCGCGATGAAGGTCGGGCCGAGCAGCAGGATCGCAGCCGGCAGGTCCAGGAACATGCCGACGACCAGCATGACCAGGTTCATGGCCAGGATGATCAGCCAGGGTTCCCCCAGGGCGTTCCGGGCATATTCGGTGATCGCGTTGGGAATGGCCTCGGTGATCAGGACGTAGCCGACCAGGTTGGACGCGGCGATGACCAACATGACAACGCCCGTGGTCACCACCGTCCCGACCAGGGCCGACCAGACGCGCTCGACCGTCAGGTCCCGGTAGATCAGGGCGCTTACCAGCAGCGCATAGGCCACGGCGATGACGCTGACCTCGGTCGGCGTGGCGATGCCCAGGCGCAGGAGGAGCACGATGAAGGCCGGCATCAGCAGGGCCGGCAGGGCGGTGACCGCGGCGTTGAGGATGTCGCGCAGCGTGCCCGTGTCGGCGAGCAGCGGGAAGCCGCGCAGCCGGCCGCTGAAATAGCAGACCAGCATCATTCCCGCGCCCAGCATCAGCCCCGGGAGGATGCCGGCCAGGAACAGGGAGGCGATGGAGGCGTTGGACACCGCGGCGTAGAGGATCAGCGGGATGGAAGGCGGGATCAGCCCCGCGATCACGGCGGAGGACGCGGTCGTGGCGGCGGCGAAGGCGGGCGGATAGCCCTCCCGCTTCTGCCATGGGATCAGCATGGATCCCAGGGCCGAGGCCTCGGCGACCGCCGAGCCCGAGACCCCGCCGAAGATGGTGGACCCGACGACGGTCACCTGGGTCAGCCCGCCGTGGAAGCGCCCG contains:
- a CDS encoding TRAP transporter large permease produces the protein MTVVMVSVFAVLLLLAFPVGYALVISSGAAVLTMGAVPTVIAVVKLFQPTQSFPLLAIPFFILAGALMMSGTLGRKLVRFAASLVGRFHGGLTQVTVVGSTIFGGVSGSAVAEASALGSMLIPWQKREGYPPAFAAATTASSAVIAGLIPPSIPLILYAAVSNASIASLFLAGILPGLMLGAGMMLVCYFSGRLRGFPLLADTGTLRDILNAAVTALPALLMPAFIVLLLRLGIATPTEVSVIAVAYALLVSALIYRDLTVERVWSALVGTVVTTGVVMLVIAASNLVGYVLITEAIPNAITEYARNALGEPWLIILAMNLVMLVVGMFLDLPAAILLLGPTFIAVGQAIGIDPIQLGVMMVVNLSIGLFTPPIGTTLFIAAAIARQPIGAIVKELAPFYLVAITVLALVSYVPAFTLY